The Streptomyces sp. NBC_01317 genomic interval GACGACGAGGACGACGAATAGAGGAGCCGCCGCCCCGCCTTGACTTCCCATAACCACGATATATCGTGTCTCACAGGAGACGCGATATGTTGCGTCATGTCCGGCCCCGGGAGGTCAGCACCATGGAGTGGTCCGTCTCAGAGCCGAGGAAACTTGTCTTCGACGACCCGGTCACGGCGCTCAGCGTGCGCATCGTGGACGGCACGGTGAACGTCGTCGGCACGGACGGCGCGGCCCACCTGGAGATCTCCGGGATCCAGGGGCCCCCGCTCATCGTGACCCAGGAGGGCTCGACGCTGACCGTCGCGTACGAGGACCTGCCCTGGAAGGGCTTCCTCAAGTGGCTGGACCCGCAGGGCTGGCGCCGCAAGGCCGTCGTCTCGGTCGCCGTCCCGGCCGGGGCGGCCGTCGAGGTCGGGGTGGTGAACGCGGAGGCCGTGGTCTCGGGGATCCGGGGGCGTACGGACGTACGCGGGGTCACCGGCGCCACCACGCTCGTCGGCCTCTCGGGGCCGGTCAGCGCGGAGTCCGTCTCCGGCGGCCTGGAGGCCCAGG includes:
- a CDS encoding DUF4097 family beta strand repeat-containing protein, coding for MLRHVRPREVSTMEWSVSEPRKLVFDDPVTALSVRIVDGTVNVVGTDGAAHLEISGIQGPPLIVTQEGSTLTVAYEDLPWKGFLKWLDPQGWRRKAVVSVAVPAGAAVEVGVVNAEAVVSGIRGRTDVRGVTGATTLVGLSGPVSAESVSGGLEAQAVSGDLHFQSVSGDLTVLDGAGSSVRAESVSGDMVIDLDHSGRPTEIQVATVSGEVAIRLPHLTDAQVEANTASGRVSNAFDDLRVGGRWGSKNITGTLGAGTGSLKATTVSGSIALLRRPAAEPYDSPAAPPPPAPAAPAATKEL